The genomic window TCTTGATCAGAAGCAATGGCAGCATTTAGGATTTACCGAAAAGCAGGTTGCCACCATCCTCAATTACAAAAAAGTCGTCGGCGGAAAGTTCGTCTCGAAAGAACAGCTGAAAAAATGCTTCGCCATTTCCGAAGATCGGTTTTCAACGATTAAGAATTACATTCTTTTACCTGAAACCAGCAGAGAAGCAAAATCCGGGAATTTCAACCAGATTGAAAAGAAGGCGATTACCATTTCCGGAAGTTTCAATCCCGATGCTTATACTGCTGAAGACTGGCAAAAGATGGGCTTCTCTGAAAAACAGGCACAAGCCATTTTGAAATACAAAAGTTACCTGGGCGGAAGCTTTACCAGCAAAGAAAAGTTCAGGGAATGTTTCATCATCAGCGAAGAAAATTTTAAAAAGATCAGTCCTTACCTGCTTCTGCCGGAAAAAACACCGGCTAACTTTAATCAGTATGCTAAAAATACAAAACCGGAAAAAAGCAGAATTAAATATTATGCTTTCGATCCGAATACAATGGACCTGGAAGGCTGGAAATCTTTGGGCTTTTCCGACAGGCAGGCACAAACCATTATCAATTACCGCGACCGGAATTTAAAAGGTAGTTTTAAAAGTCTGGAAGAGATACAGCGGTGTTTTGTTATTTCCCCGGAAAAGTTTGTGGAAATGAAACCGTTCATTCGACTAAATACAACGTTTGCCAAAACTTCAAACCAGAACCAGGAACTGAATCAGCAGGAAAAAACGGACTTTTCAAACGTAGATCTTAATTCAATTACTTTCAGACAGCTTATCGAATTCGGGTTTGATGAAAGGGCGGCCGGATCAATGATCGGTTTCCGGAAAAAATTAGGTGGTTTTGTGAACAAAGAACAAATCCTGACCACTTATAATATTGACAAAGAACTTACACAAAAATTGCTTTCCACCGCGCCTCTGAATACGTCAAACGTACAGAAATATACACTGCTCGATGCTCCTGAAGAATGGTTGAAGAGCCATCCTTATTTTAAATATTCTGCCGACAAGATTATCTTTTACCGACTGAGTGAAAAGGATGAACGGAAAATCTGGAAATTATTGAAGGTAAAGCCGGAGTATGAAGCCCGGATGAGATGGTATCTAAAATGATACAACATAAATATATGGAGATGCCCCGATAGCGGAGCATCTCAATTTTATTTTAATCGAAGGTCTTGCTGGAGCCTTCTACAAGTTTCTGTAAGGTGGAAAGCTCTTCCTCTGTGAGGTTCCTCCATTTTCCAATAGGAAGATCGAGTTTTACATTCAGCACCCTTATTCTTTTCAGTTTTTTTACTTCATAGCCGAGGTATTCGCACATTCTGCGGATCTGGCGGTTTAAACCTTGCGTCAATACGATTCTGAAGTTCATTTCATCGATTTTCTCTACTTCACATTTTTTGGTGACGGTATCTAATATCGGCACTCCGTTCCGCATTTTGTCCAGGAATTTCGGTGTAATGGGCTTGTCTACCCTTACGATATATTCTTTTCCATGGTTATTCCGTGATCTAAGGATTTTATTCACAATATCACCGTCACTGGTTAGGAGAATCAGTCCCTCGCTTGGCTTATCCAGCCTTCCGATCGGGAAAATTCTTTTAGGGTGGTTGATGTAATCGATGATGTTATTCTGTTCACGTTTCGTATCCGTTGTACAGACGATTCCCACCGGTTTATTAAAAGCAATATACACATGATCTTCTTCCGGCTCGCGGATCGGCTTTCCGTCGACTTCAATTACATCCTCATCGGAAACCTTGGTTCCCATTTCCGGAATCGTACCGTTGATCGTTATTCTCCCCTCTTCCAACAGCTTGTCTGCCGCTCTTCTGGAACAATAGCCGACTTCCGATAAATATTTATTAATCCTTGTTTTTTCCATTAATCTTCTCCGTAACCGGTATAATTTTTATTGCTGAAAACAGTAATTCCATAGCTTAAGCCGATAAAGAAAGGATTGGAATATCCCGTCTTATGAGATTCAAGAACAATCCCTCCTTCCTGGCTCAGTCTTTTTGAATACGATACCTGCATCCCGATCCTGCCACCCCAAAGTTCGGAATCAGAAACTACGCTGTGATTAAGCTGCTTTCCGTAATTCAGTTCAATAAAAAACGGATGGTCGCCGGGACTGAAAATAAACTTCGGCTGAATCATCAGATAGACAAGGTGGTAGTTGTTTTCTATAAAACTATATCGGAACCCGCTTCCGAGGGCAAAGTTAGGTAAAAAATGGTAACCTCCGATTGCGGTAATTCCGTAGGTTAGTTTACGGGTAGCCTCCGGCTGGATATACTGTGTATTATTGGGAATTTGTCTCTCCTTAGCCACCTTAAGGCCTATGTGTAGAGACGGATTAAAATAAAATCCCATTGTGGGTTTTGAAGCAGCAATTTCTTGGGAAAAAGCAGAGGAGAATGATGCTAAAGCACATAATAAAAGCAGATTTTTTTTCATGGTATATTAAATTTGAAATCATTGTCTAAGAAATCAGATGTAGCATTTTCAATGGTGTACTCGCCAATTTTTGTTCTCCTCAATTGGGTAAGATAAGCACCAACTCCTAACTCCTGTCCGATATCATGCGCCAAACTCCGGATATACGTCCCTTTGGAACAGCCTACTGTAAAGCTTACCAATGGAAAATTAATCTTAACATCCTCAATATAGAGAATGGTTGTTTTCCGGGATTTCATTTCCACCTCCGTACCTGCTCTTGCCAAGTCATACGCTCTTTTCCCATCGATTTTGATCGCCGAAAATACAGGTGGGGTCTGATCGATTTCACCAATAAATTTTTCTAAAGCGGCTTTAATATGCTCTTCGGTAATATGGGAAATATCCTGATGAAGAATTTCCGGCTTTTCCGTATCGTAAGATTCAGTCTGTACACCGATTTTTATCTCCGTCCAATACTCTTTCGGAGCATCCTGAATCTCAGGAATTTTTTTGGTGAATTTCCCGCAGCATACGATCAGAAGACCGGTTGCCCGGGGATCCAAGGTTCCGGCATGGCCGATCTTGAATTTTTTAGGAAGGTTAAACTCTCTTTTGAGCTTGTATTTCATTTTATTGACCGCCTGAAAAGACGTCCAGTCCAAAGGTTTGTCGAGTAGGAAAATATGTCCTGATTGTAAGTCTTCAGCTATCATTTATATATGAGTAATGAGTGATAGGTAATGAGTAATCGAAATTTATTTAAAGAAATAAAAATAAATCAGCAAAGCTACCCCTACAAAAATTCGGTACCATCCCCAGGGTTTAAACCCGTATTTATTTAAAAAACCGATAAAGGCTTTGATTGCAATAAGTGCTACAATAAACGCAGCTATATTTCCGACAATGAAAACGGTAATATGTTCCTGAGATTCCATGATCATTTCGTAACCTTTCTGCGGATTCGGGGTTTCTTTACCCCATGTTTTTACAAATACGGAATACACTGTTACAGCAAGCATCGTAGGCACAGCCAGGAAGAATGAAAACTCCGCCGCTGCTTTTCTTGTCAGGCCCTGCGTCATTCCGCCGATAATGGAGGCCGCACTCCGGCTGGTTCCCGGCATCATCGCAAGACACTGCCAGAACCCGATGGTGACTGCCTTTTTTATGGTAATTCCTTTTTCGTCATCTATTTTTGGATTTTTAAACCATTGGTCGGCGAACAGCAAAACAACTCCGCCCAGCACCAGTACCGAAGAAATGGCGATCTGATTTCCTAAAACCGCTTCAATTTTGTCGTCAAACAAATATCCCAGCACCAACGCCGGAATAACTGCAAAAGCGAGTTTAAAATAAAACTGCAGGTTGTTCAGATCAAAAAATTTCTTCCAGTAAGCAACCACTACCGATAGGATCGCTCCAAACTGAATGGAAACCTGAAACATTTTTAAGAATTCGGTTTCTTCCAGACCCATTAAATTGGCGGTAAAACCCATATGGGCCGTTGAAGAGATCGGAAGATATTCCGTTAGGCCTTCTACAATAGCAATGATGATTGCTTTGATTAAATCCATAATATATTTAAAATTAAAAGATTAAGAAATTAAGAGATCCAGACCCTACGTTCTAAATTTCTCAATTCCTTAATCTCTGCAATAAAAGTTTATTTCTATTTTCTTTTCAGAATCGCGTAGACTTCGATCACAAAACCGATTACCACAAACAACGGGGCAATACGGATCCTGCGGATGGAAAAAATCCCTTCATTCCAGGAATCAGGGTTATACTTTCCGTCTACGGTGTTGGCATCAGGTCCCATCATCAGAAGGAAACCCACTACGATAAATGCGAAGCCGATCAGCATCCATTTAAAGTTCTGCTTCCCGAAATAGAACGTGTTTTCCTGTGGGGCTTCGGCTGTTTCTTTACCGAAGCTGTCGGCGGAAAATTTATTTGTTTTTTTGCTCATTGTTAAGAGTAATATAAGTCGTCAACGTTTGATCTTAAGAATCTCCAGGTAGCCACCACCGTACTTAAAACCGTGATGAAAATCCCCACGCCCAATACCAGCAGTACCAGCCAGAAATATTGGTTGTTGTCCTGTACGAAAGCAGATCCGATCTGGCTCGTAAAGTAATACCACACTCCAAAAAGTGCCAGAAGCCCAATTACGGAGCCGATAGCTCCCAATACAACCGCTTCGATAATGAAAGGCTTCAGAATAAATCTTCTTTTTGCCCCTACCAGCTGCATAGTTTTAATGATAAATCTTTTAGAGAATATTTTCAGACGGATGGAATTGTTAATTAATACCACCGCAAGAATTAAAAACAGAATGGAAAATCCCAATATCCATTTAAGAATCCGGCTGAGGTTGTTGTAAACATCCACCATCAGCGTACTGTCGTTCTTCACATCGATAATTCCCGGAACGGCTTTAATCGCCTTAATTGCCTGATCAATCTTTGTAGGATCTACATATTCCGGTTTTAAGGCAATTTCTACAGATGAGGGAAAAATGTTTTCTTCAAAAAGTGCATCCGCATCGATTCCCATTGCTTTTTTCGCTTCCTGGGAAGCCATTTCCCTTGTAATATAAGTGGCTTTTTTCACGGGTGCCAGTGTCTGAATTTCTTTGAAAACTTCGGCTTCCATTTTCGCAATCTTAGCAGAATCCTTTGCCTCATAGTTTTCATCAAAGTAAGCATTTACCACCAGCTGTTCTTTGATGTAATCGGAATATTTCTGGGCATTGATCAGAATAAGTCCCATTAATCCCAACAAAAATAACACTAAGGCAATACTTATTACTACTGTAATATTGCTAGACCTAAGCCTTTTCTTATTAAACTCATCTACAGATTTAGCCATTAATATTAAAATTTTTGGCTAAAATAGAAAAAATCTTCCGAAATTTGGGAACGAAAAGAGAAAATCACTGTTAATAAAATCATAAAAAACATTGAGTGTAAAAGCAAAAAAGCATCTTGGTCAGCACTTTCTGACGGATGAAAACATCGCAAGGAAAATCGTGGACGGTCTCAGTTTTGAAGGCTACCGGAGCGTAATGGAAGTAGGTCCGGGGATGGGTGTCCTTACGAAATACCTGCTGGAAAAAGACCAGCATATTTATCTTGCAGAAATCGATAAAGAATCCATAGAATACCTGAAAGACAATTACCCTAAAGTAACGGAAGAGACTTTTGTCGGGGATTTTCTGAAACAGGATTTTCAGTTTACGGATGGCGAGCAGATCGCAATTATCGGGAATTTCCCATACAATATTTCTTCACAAATTCTGTTCCAGATCATCGATCATTATGAATTGATCCCTGAAATGGTAGGGATGTTCCAGAAAGAAGTTGCTGAAAGAACGGCTGCTGTTCCGAGAACCAAAGATTACGGGATTCTTTCTGTTTTAATACAGGCGTATTATGACACCGCCTATCTGTTTACGGTTCACGAAAACGTCTTCAATCCGCCTCCAAAAGTAAAATCGGGAGTGATCCGGATCACGAGAAATCCGAAGGAAGGGCTTGCCGGAAATGAGGTCCTTTTCAAAAAGATCGTAAAGGCCGGTTTTAACCAAAGAAGAAAAAAACTTTCCAACGCCCTGAAAATTCTTAGCATTCCTGAAGCCCTGAAAACGCATGAATTTATGGATAAAAGGGCCGAGGAGCTCAGTGTAACGGACTTTATTGCCTTTACCCAGCTGTGGAAAGAAAACCAATAAGAATTTGATAATCAATAAAAAAACAAAGCCCTTCAGTTTCCTGAAGGGCTTTTGCATTGCATTATCGATTGATTTGATTATTTATTCTCTGTTTTTCAGAAGGATCCATCCCGAATGGTCCATATTCGCCTTAGATTTCGGATACTGGAAATTAAATTTATACCAGTACGTTGCCGTAGGCAATCTTTTTCCACCTAGCGTTCCGTCCCAAACCGGTGCCTGTTTCGAGAACCTGAATATTTCAGAACCATAACGGTCGTAAACAGATCCTGTAAAATTATTGAATGATCCAAGAGCCGAAAGATCCAGTGTATCGTTAACCCCATCCTGATTCGGCGTGATGATATTGGCAATGTTGAATGTAAAGAATTCCAACGCTCCTACACAATGCGTTCCTACGGTTCTTACCTGAATATTATAGTTGGCATTATTGATAAGACCAGTAAACACATTCGATGCCTGCCAGGTAATCCCGCCATCAACTGAATATTCTGCTGTCTGAGGGATATTGTTTATCATCGGCACTTCTGCCGTAATCGTCAGGGTATTGTTGCTGTACTGAAGATTTGTTACGTAAGGAGAGGCTGCAGCCATTACCTTAGCTGTGAAAGTTCTTTCGCAGAATCCGTTATTGATCTTCACCGAGTAAATTCCCCATTGGTCTACATCGATGGTTCTGGTAACGGCACCTGTACTCCACAGATAAGTATAATTCGGACCAGCTCCGGCATCAAGGGTTACCCGGTCTCCTGCACATATTTCTACATCACGTAAAGAAGAAACAATTTCCGGTACTACCTCAACGGTAATTTTAGCAGGAAGCAAAGATTTACAGCCTTTCGCTCCGATCGCGTATACCTGGAAGGTAGTCGTGTTATAGACGGTTGCCGACTGGGTGTTTCCTGTTCCTGAAAAGTTCGCCCATTGATATGTTACTCCGCCGGTCGCTGTAAGGTTTACCGTTGTCCCCGGACACACCTTAATAGCTGATGCCACAAGGCTTGCCGTAGGGGTAGTTTCTTTTAGCAGTTTTAATTCCACCATTTTACTACAGAATCCTCCGTTTGAAACCACTACATACAGGGTTTGACCATCAGTTCCATTATAGTGCAGAATATCGGTAATATAATTATTATTCGGAACGAGCGCGTCAGCCTGGTTCACGTAAAAACGGAATACTGCTCCGGGAGTTGTGCTTATGGATGGCATGGCATCCGTTAAATCGAACCAGGTTACATCCGGTGTCGCACATAGCAATAAAGTAGCATTAGCTGCTGCCGGAGTTGTGCCTCCGTTGATCTTAATGTTTGCTTTTCCCGGACAAGGACTCCCAGGGAAAGTTACCTGGATTTCGTAGTTCCCCGGCTGTGTTGCCGTAATGGTAGGTGAGGTTGCTCCCGGGATCGCTACTCCATTAAAGTACCATTGGTAATTCATATTCGGATCACTTACAGAAGCCGTAATTACCTGTGGAGTATTGTCACAGACATTAATTTCTTCCGGCAGTGTATCCCCAGAAGGATCAAGTAACTCCACACCGATGTTAAAAGATCCACCGTCTAAAAATACTGAAGAATCGTAACTGCTGTCAATAGCATCTGCCAAAACCATTTTGAAATGATAGGCCTGTCCTGGAACTACCGTTGCCGTTGCCTGCAAAGGAACTGTTCTTCCGTTAAAATTCGTTTCGATATTGGTCGTATTATAACCTCCAAAAAATGTAACATTTGGCGCGCCACATCCCATATTTGTTCCCGTAAAACTGTTTTGCGGGTGAATATTGGTTACGCTTACCGGTCCGGTTCCCGGAGCAGGCAATACAGCCATGTTGACATACGGTCCGCCAGCTACAGGTTTTAATAATAAAGCAAACGCATCTGAGAAACTACAAGGAAAACTTCCTGTATATTCTTCAGATGCAAAAAGATAATTGAATTTTACCTGGCTTGAAGTCGGAACAAAGTCAAATTCTAAAACAACCGCGTCATTAAGGGTTACAGACGGGTTTGTAGCCGCTACAAGATCAGGATCGCTACCTGTAGGCAAATCATCCCCTAAAGTAGAGCTTATATAAGCATTACCTGCTTTTTGGGCATATCCGGTGGATAATACGATTCCGTCTTTAAAAGGAAAACTGGTTGTTCCCCTGTTAAAATATCCCCAGGATCTATTCGTATTGGTTGCAGGCAGGTTTGGACTTACCTGGACATTAGATACATTAGGGGTAACACATGAATTTGTTCCTGAAGAAATCAAGACATCCTTTACCAGCTGCAGTGGCGTATATGCTGACGCAGGATAGGTTGGGACATTTACATCAATAAAAGCACCTGCCTTCATCGTCAAAGCAGAAGCCTTTTCTTGCTGAGGCTTTCTGTTTAAAGTTTTTTGCGAATATAGTAAACCCGATGAGGAAGCTAAAAAGGAAAACAGTAGGAGATATCTCTTCATAATATTTTTGTTTTAACAAATTTAATTTTTTTTTACAAAAATCATATATATAATATCATTTTTTATGAAGAAGTAATAAAAAAACCTCTCAAAATGAGAGGTTGTAATTTATATATCTTTTAATTTCTGTTTTTCAGCAAAATCCATCCACTGCGAAGCTCCAGTTTTTTACTTGCCGGGTTTTCCCACTGT from Chryseobacterium sp. SORGH_AS_0447 includes these protein-coding regions:
- the rsmA gene encoding 16S rRNA (adenine(1518)-N(6)/adenine(1519)-N(6))-dimethyltransferase RsmA, which encodes MSVKAKKHLGQHFLTDENIARKIVDGLSFEGYRSVMEVGPGMGVLTKYLLEKDQHIYLAEIDKESIEYLKDNYPKVTEETFVGDFLKQDFQFTDGEQIAIIGNFPYNISSQILFQIIDHYELIPEMVGMFQKEVAERTAAVPRTKDYGILSVLIQAYYDTAYLFTVHENVFNPPPKVKSGVIRITRNPKEGLAGNEVLFKKIVKAGFNQRRKKLSNALKILSIPEALKTHEFMDKRAEELSVTDFIAFTQLWKENQ
- a CDS encoding choice-of-anchor L domain-containing protein, producing the protein MKRYLLLFSFLASSSGLLYSQKTLNRKPQQEKASALTMKAGAFIDVNVPTYPASAYTPLQLVKDVLISSGTNSCVTPNVSNVQVSPNLPATNTNRSWGYFNRGTTSFPFKDGIVLSTGYAQKAGNAYISSTLGDDLPTGSDPDLVAATNPSVTLNDAVVLEFDFVPTSSQVKFNYLFASEEYTGSFPCSFSDAFALLLKPVAGGPYVNMAVLPAPGTGPVSVTNIHPQNSFTGTNMGCGAPNVTFFGGYNTTNIETNFNGRTVPLQATATVVPGQAYHFKMVLADAIDSSYDSSVFLDGGSFNIGVELLDPSGDTLPEEINVCDNTPQVITASVSDPNMNYQWYFNGVAIPGATSPTITATQPGNYEIQVTFPGSPCPGKANIKINGGTTPAAANATLLLCATPDVTWFDLTDAMPSISTTPGAVFRFYVNQADALVPNNNYITDILHYNGTDGQTLYVVVSNGGFCSKMVELKLLKETTPTASLVASAIKVCPGTTVNLTATGGVTYQWANFSGTGNTQSATVYNTTTFQVYAIGAKGCKSLLPAKITVEVVPEIVSSLRDVEICAGDRVTLDAGAGPNYTYLWSTGAVTRTIDVDQWGIYSVKINNGFCERTFTAKVMAAASPYVTNLQYSNNTLTITAEVPMINNIPQTAEYSVDGGITWQASNVFTGLINNANYNIQVRTVGTHCVGALEFFTFNIANIITPNQDGVNDTLDLSALGSFNNFTGSVYDRYGSEIFRFSKQAPVWDGTLGGKRLPTATYWYKFNFQYPKSKANMDHSGWILLKNRE
- a CDS encoding helix-hairpin-helix domain-containing protein, whose translation is MMKKSYYQKLAGMGILLAILFTFQEYTSKEKEDFSDVKFITKSAVPLHLTEFDPNDLDQKQWQHLGFTEKQVATILNYKKVVGGKFVSKEQLKKCFAISEDRFSTIKNYILLPETSREAKSGNFNQIEKKAITISGSFNPDAYTAEDWQKMGFSEKQAQAILKYKSYLGGSFTSKEKFRECFIISEENFKKISPYLLLPEKTPANFNQYAKNTKPEKSRIKYYAFDPNTMDLEGWKSLGFSDRQAQTIINYRDRNLKGSFKSLEEIQRCFVISPEKFVEMKPFIRLNTTFAKTSNQNQELNQQEKTDFSNVDLNSITFRQLIEFGFDERAAGSMIGFRKKLGGFVNKEQILTTYNIDKELTQKLLSTAPLNTSNVQKYTLLDAPEEWLKSHPYFKYSADKIIFYRLSEKDERKIWKLLKVKPEYEARMRWYLK
- a CDS encoding DUF3098 domain-containing protein, which encodes MSKKTNKFSADSFGKETAEAPQENTFYFGKQNFKWMLIGFAFIVVGFLLMMGPDANTVDGKYNPDSWNEGIFSIRRIRIAPLFVVIGFVIEVYAILKRK
- a CDS encoding undecaprenyl-diphosphate phosphatase; this translates as MDLIKAIIIAIVEGLTEYLPISSTAHMGFTANLMGLEETEFLKMFQVSIQFGAILSVVVAYWKKFFDLNNLQFYFKLAFAVIPALVLGYLFDDKIEAVLGNQIAISSVLVLGGVVLLFADQWFKNPKIDDEKGITIKKAVTIGFWQCLAMMPGTSRSAASIIGGMTQGLTRKAAAEFSFFLAVPTMLAVTVYSVFVKTWGKETPNPQKGYEMIMESQEHITVFIVGNIAAFIVALIAIKAFIGFLNKYGFKPWGWYRIFVGVALLIYFYFFK
- the rluF gene encoding 23S rRNA pseudouridine(2604) synthase RluF, translated to MEKTRINKYLSEVGYCSRRAADKLLEEGRITINGTIPEMGTKVSDEDVIEVDGKPIREPEEDHVYIAFNKPVGIVCTTDTKREQNNIIDYINHPKRIFPIGRLDKPSEGLILLTSDGDIVNKILRSRNNHGKEYIVRVDKPITPKFLDKMRNGVPILDTVTKKCEVEKIDEMNFRIVLTQGLNRQIRRMCEYLGYEVKKLKRIRVLNVKLDLPIGKWRNLTEEELSTLQKLVEGSSKTFD
- the truB gene encoding tRNA pseudouridine(55) synthase TruB; translation: MIAEDLQSGHIFLLDKPLDWTSFQAVNKMKYKLKREFNLPKKFKIGHAGTLDPRATGLLIVCCGKFTKKIPEIQDAPKEYWTEIKIGVQTESYDTEKPEILHQDISHITEEHIKAALEKFIGEIDQTPPVFSAIKIDGKRAYDLARAGTEVEMKSRKTTILYIEDVKINFPLVSFTVGCSKGTYIRSLAHDIGQELGVGAYLTQLRRTKIGEYTIENATSDFLDNDFKFNIP
- a CDS encoding ABC transporter permease gives rise to the protein MAKSVDEFNKKRLRSSNITVVISIALVLFLLGLMGLILINAQKYSDYIKEQLVVNAYFDENYEAKDSAKIAKMEAEVFKEIQTLAPVKKATYITREMASQEAKKAMGIDADALFEENIFPSSVEIALKPEYVDPTKIDQAIKAIKAVPGIIDVKNDSTLMVDVYNNLSRILKWILGFSILFLILAVVLINNSIRLKIFSKRFIIKTMQLVGAKRRFILKPFIIEAVVLGAIGSVIGLLALFGVWYYFTSQIGSAFVQDNNQYFWLVLLVLGVGIFITVLSTVVATWRFLRSNVDDLYYS